From the Acidobacteriota bacterium genome, one window contains:
- a CDS encoding prolyl oligopeptidase family serine peptidase, which translates to MDLTRTFVALLIACGSIQTAPAASQPLAPFTAEDVLDVTTLAILDLSEDGRRVAATTRRLRDNASTDHRRFGDPSYVAPASLDLLVIDTTSGAIDRPFSDRRNVRQASFSRDGRRLAILTVAEDEQGLPRTSLYVWDAERRALSQVPVGGEAQVSPNSALVWRPDASALLVTLRTLDQERRAQAAFRAQVDGPVVVHSSAEPFLEWDALRREDRVRRLVALDPSTGGVTDVLPERRVTSYQVTRDGSFVTLLEDATEKTDYDVIFGTHNAVKHAPLGAGTPATPQTLVEAKTLKTATPRWSDDGRMLAWAEKGEVFVQGIGEQTARSVTPRPDAKEAAEPAGDGDEGRESFVVSAFSRDASRLLVTSRKGWYVVTLADAARELVLPLDEKRAERNPRLTLVDWTPEGDALLIQHGEPDRWQRGLVRLDLRTKEMTPIVRDTHLYSTIRLSRDARTVVFQRSDGDRPADLYVADAGFTRVRKLTDLNPWMTDRAVPTSELVSYRDVDGKVLYGVLRYPVGYVKGQAYPTVFEIYETFFDNGFNPRAALLANHGYAVFHPSVNLVVGRPGESWVKGVTTAANRLIEMGVADPDRLGVHGTSYGGYATVLLLTETDRFKAAINISGKVNMVSFYTDSPRLGVRNTHAPEKSQDRIGGTLWEYPERYLEHSAILRADRIKTPLLNITGDQDPNVPASQSREIYYALRRLGKTVEWVRYVDGGHRPPNSVDETVDVERRILAWYDRYLKVEGS; encoded by the coding sequence ATGGACCTCACCAGAACCTTCGTTGCGCTGCTCATCGCCTGCGGTTCCATCCAGACGGCACCAGCGGCATCCCAGCCGCTGGCGCCCTTCACGGCAGAGGACGTCCTCGATGTGACGACGCTCGCCATCCTCGACCTGAGCGAGGATGGCCGGCGGGTCGCGGCCACGACCCGTCGGCTCCGCGACAACGCCAGCACCGATCACCGCCGTTTCGGCGACCCGAGCTACGTCGCCCCGGCCTCGCTCGACTTGCTCGTGATCGACACCACGAGCGGCGCGATCGACCGCCCGTTCTCCGACCGGCGCAACGTCCGGCAGGCGTCGTTCAGCCGGGACGGACGCCGCCTGGCCATCCTGACGGTGGCCGAGGACGAACAGGGGCTGCCGCGCACGAGCCTGTACGTCTGGGACGCAGAGCGGCGCGCGCTGTCACAGGTGCCGGTTGGCGGAGAGGCGCAGGTGTCGCCCAACTCCGCCCTCGTGTGGCGACCCGACGCCTCGGCGCTGCTCGTGACGTTGCGCACGTTGGACCAGGAGCGACGGGCGCAGGCGGCCTTCCGGGCGCAGGTGGACGGCCCGGTGGTCGTGCACTCGTCCGCCGAGCCGTTTCTCGAGTGGGACGCGCTCCGGCGGGAGGATCGCGTCCGCCGGCTCGTGGCGCTTGACCCGTCGACGGGGGGGGTCACGGACGTGCTGCCCGAGAGGCGCGTCACGAGCTACCAGGTGACGCGCGACGGTTCGTTCGTCACGCTGCTCGAGGACGCCACCGAGAAGACCGACTACGACGTCATCTTCGGCACCCACAACGCCGTGAAGCACGCACCGCTCGGGGCGGGGACGCCAGCGACGCCGCAGACGCTCGTCGAGGCGAAGACACTCAAGACCGCCACGCCACGCTGGTCCGACGACGGGCGGATGCTGGCGTGGGCGGAGAAGGGCGAAGTGTTCGTCCAGGGGATCGGCGAGCAGACGGCACGGAGCGTGACGCCCAGGCCGGACGCGAAGGAGGCAGCCGAGCCAGCCGGCGACGGCGACGAGGGCCGGGAGTCGTTCGTCGTCAGCGCCTTCTCGCGAGATGCCTCGCGGCTGCTCGTCACGAGCCGCAAGGGCTGGTACGTCGTCACGCTCGCCGACGCCGCACGCGAGCTGGTGTTGCCGCTCGACGAGAAGCGGGCCGAGCGCAACCCGCGCCTGACGCTGGTCGACTGGACCCCGGAGGGCGACGCGCTGCTCATCCAGCACGGCGAACCCGACCGCTGGCAACGCGGCCTCGTCCGGCTCGATCTGAGGACGAAGGAGATGACGCCGATCGTCAGGGACACGCACCTCTACTCGACCATCCGGCTGTCGCGCGACGCGCGCACGGTGGTGTTTCAGCGCAGCGACGGAGACCGCCCCGCCGATTTGTACGTCGCCGATGCCGGGTTCACCCGGGTCCGCAAGCTGACGGACCTGAACCCCTGGATGACCGACCGCGCGGTGCCGACCTCCGAGCTCGTGTCCTACCGGGACGTGGACGGCAAAGTCCTGTACGGCGTGCTGCGGTACCCCGTCGGCTACGTGAAGGGCCAGGCCTATCCGACGGTGTTCGAGATCTACGAGACGTTCTTCGACAACGGCTTCAACCCCCGGGCGGCCTTGCTCGCCAATCACGGCTACGCCGTGTTCCACCCGTCGGTGAACCTCGTCGTGGGGCGGCCGGGCGAGTCGTGGGTGAAGGGCGTGACGACGGCGGCGAACCGGCTGATCGAGATGGGCGTGGCCGATCCCGACCGGCTCGGCGTGCACGGCACGAGCTATGGCGGGTATGCCACGGTGCTGCTACTCACCGAGACCGACCGCTTCAAGGCGGCCATCAACATCTCCGGCAAGGTGAACATGGTGAGCTTCTACACCGACAGTCCGCGGCTCGGCGTGCGCAACACGCACGCGCCCGAGAAGAGTCAGGACCGCATCGGCGGCACGCTGTGGGAGTACCCGGAGCGCTACCTCGAGCACTCGGCCATCCTGCGCGCCGACCGCATCAAGACGCCGCTGCTCAACATCACGGGCGACCAGGACCCGAACGTGCCGGCCAGCCAGTCGCGTGAGATCTATTACGCCCTGCGACGGCTGGGGAAGACGGTCGAGTGGGTGCGCTACGTCGATGGCGGCCACCGCCCACCGAACAGCGTCGACGAGACCGTCGACGTCGAGCGCCGCATCCTGGCGTGGTACGACAGGTACTTGAAGGTGGAGGGATCCTGA
- a CDS encoding FAD-dependent oxidoreductase, with protein sequence MTQSRILLLVAVVGAVAAFFVFDLRQYLSIDFFEARRTAIDAYFREHPGSTAGLFVAIYVAVTALSLPGAAIMTLAGGAIFGFATGLVLVSFASSIGATLAFLVARFVARDWVQARFADRLGPLNAGIEREGAFYLFALRLVPIFPFWLINLAMGLTRLRTWTFYWVSQVGMLAGTAVYVYAGTQLGQFRVSPGLLLAFALLGVFPLAARRALDAVKARRVYARWSAGRPSRYDYNMVVIGAGSAGLVSAYIAAATKARVALVERHRMGGDCLNTGCVPSKALIRSAKLLSHIARAREFGIAEAGARFDFADVMERVARVVKTVEPHDSVERYTGLGVEVVEGGARITSPWTVDVQTASGVRTLTTRTIVIAAGARPFVPPIPGLEEVGYLTSDTVWSLRERPARLVVLGGGPIGCELTQAFARLGCQVTQVEMAPRLLLREDPEVSELVKARFEREGIRVLTGHKATRFLVEDGEKTLVAGHEGAEVRVPFDAVLVAVGRIANTTGYGLEELGIPTTPERTIQTDDFLQTLYPNILACGDVAGPYQFTHTASHQAWYATVNGLFGAFRRFKADYRVIPWSTFTDPEVARVGLNEQEAREKQIPHTTTVYGIDDLDRAIADEEAHGFVKVLTKPGTDQILGVTIVGEHAGDLLAEYVLAMKHGIGLNKILGTIHIYPTLAEANKYAAGAWKRGTVTLGLWAFLEAFQAWRRGAGGLGAVVARLRALVADKRPAYTSGEGGGNPS encoded by the coding sequence ATGACACAGTCCAGGATCCTCCTCCTCGTGGCCGTCGTCGGCGCGGTGGCCGCCTTTTTCGTCTTCGACCTCCGCCAGTACCTGTCGATCGACTTCTTCGAGGCTCGGCGCACGGCCATCGACGCGTACTTCCGCGAGCACCCGGGCTCGACGGCCGGGCTGTTCGTTGCCATCTACGTCGCCGTCACGGCCCTGTCGCTGCCGGGGGCGGCCATCATGACGCTCGCGGGCGGCGCCATCTTCGGCTTCGCCACCGGACTGGTGCTCGTCTCGTTCGCCTCGTCCATCGGGGCGACGCTGGCGTTCCTCGTCGCGCGCTTCGTGGCGCGCGACTGGGTGCAGGCGCGCTTTGCCGATCGGCTCGGCCCGCTGAACGCCGGCATCGAACGCGAGGGGGCGTTCTACCTGTTCGCGCTGCGGCTCGTGCCCATCTTTCCGTTCTGGCTGATCAACCTGGCGATGGGGCTGACGCGCCTCCGCACGTGGACCTTCTACTGGGTGAGCCAGGTCGGCATGCTCGCGGGAACGGCGGTCTACGTGTACGCCGGCACCCAGCTCGGGCAGTTCCGCGTCTCGCCCGGCCTGTTGCTGGCGTTCGCGCTGCTCGGGGTCTTTCCGCTCGCGGCCAGGCGCGCACTCGACGCCGTCAAGGCGCGCCGGGTCTACGCGCGGTGGTCGGCCGGCCGCCCATCACGCTACGACTACAACATGGTCGTCATCGGCGCGGGGTCGGCGGGGCTCGTCTCGGCCTACATCGCGGCGGCCACGAAGGCACGGGTCGCACTCGTCGAGCGCCACCGCATGGGCGGCGACTGCCTGAACACGGGATGCGTGCCGAGCAAGGCGCTCATCCGCTCGGCCAAGCTGCTCTCGCACATCGCGCGCGCGAGGGAGTTCGGCATCGCCGAGGCCGGCGCCCGCTTCGACTTCGCCGACGTGATGGAGCGTGTCGCGCGGGTCGTGAAGACGGTCGAGCCCCACGACTCGGTCGAGCGCTACACCGGACTCGGCGTAGAGGTGGTCGAGGGCGGGGCGCGCATCACCTCACCCTGGACGGTTGACGTGCAGACGGCTTCAGGCGTCCGCACCCTGACCACCCGCACCATCGTCATCGCCGCCGGCGCCCGCCCGTTCGTGCCGCCGATTCCAGGACTCGAGGAGGTCGGCTACCTGACCTCCGACACGGTGTGGTCGCTTCGCGAGCGTCCAGCTCGCCTCGTCGTGCTCGGCGGCGGGCCAATCGGCTGCGAGCTGACGCAGGCGTTCGCCCGCCTCGGCTGCCAGGTCACGCAGGTCGAGATGGCACCCCGCCTCCTCCTGCGAGAGGACCCGGAGGTGTCGGAGCTCGTGAAGGCGCGCTTCGAGCGCGAGGGCATCCGGGTGCTGACCGGACACAAGGCCACCAGGTTCCTCGTGGAGGACGGTGAGAAGACGCTCGTTGCCGGGCACGAGGGCGCGGAAGTGCGCGTGCCCTTCGACGCGGTGCTGGTCGCCGTGGGCCGCATCGCGAATACCACGGGTTATGGTCTCGAGGAGCTCGGCATTCCGACGACGCCGGAGCGCACGATCCAGACCGACGACTTCCTCCAGACGCTCTACCCGAACATCCTCGCGTGCGGCGACGTGGCCGGGCCGTACCAGTTCACACACACGGCATCGCACCAGGCGTGGTACGCGACGGTCAACGGCCTCTTCGGCGCCTTCCGGCGCTTCAAGGCCGACTACCGCGTGATCCCGTGGTCGACCTTCACCGACCCCGAGGTCGCGCGCGTCGGGCTCAACGAACAGGAGGCGCGCGAGAAGCAGATCCCGCACACGACGACGGTGTACGGCATCGACGATCTCGATCGCGCGATTGCCGACGAGGAGGCCCACGGCTTCGTGAAGGTGCTCACGAAGCCGGGCACCGACCAGATCCTCGGTGTCACCATCGTCGGCGAGCACGCCGGCGACCTGCTCGCCGAGTACGTGCTCGCGATGAAGCACGGCATCGGTCTGAACAAGATCCTCGGGACGATTCACATCTACCCGACGCTCGCCGAGGCGAACAAGTACGCGGCTGGCGCGTGGAAGCGTGGCACCGTGACTCTGGGGCTGTGGGCGTTCCTCGAGGCGTTCCAGGCCTGGCGGCGCGGCGCGGGCGGACTCGGCGCGGTTGTCGCGCGCCTGCGCGCGCTCGTGGCCGACAAGCGGCCCGCTTACACGTCGGGTGAGGGTGGCGGCAATCCGAGCTAG
- a CDS encoding nucleotidyltransferase domain-containing protein, translating into MPKGGLLTAREAAAVDRFLAGVRQAFGSNLLAVKLFGSKVRGDSTPESDIDILLEVGEATVVVEDQAVDIAFDVNLEYDVYISPRVIARSTLNHPVWRLTGFVQALEREGVPL; encoded by the coding sequence ATGCCGAAGGGCGGGCTCCTGACTGCTCGTGAAGCCGCCGCCGTAGACAGGTTCTTGGCGGGTGTGCGCCAGGCCTTCGGGTCCAATCTGCTGGCCGTCAAGCTGTTCGGCTCCAAGGTTCGTGGCGATTCGACCCCAGAGTCCGACATCGACATCCTGCTCGAAGTCGGAGAAGCCACGGTCGTCGTGGAGGATCAGGCCGTCGACATCGCGTTCGACGTCAATCTGGAGTACGACGTTTACATCTCCCCACGTGTCATTGCGCGGTCCACTCTGAACCATCCCGTCTGGCGGCTGACGGGATTCGTGCAGGCCCTGGAGCGGGAGGGCGTCCCCCTGTGA
- a CDS encoding HEPN domain-containing protein encodes MTDELRALVGHRLTRAYDTLAEARGLCRMNAPGGALNRFYYAALYAARALLATEQVDSSRHSGVIALFQKHFVKGGIVSPDRFRAFPRAFEKRLKSDYGDFATPTLDEVHLVAEEVEAFLGDCARVLRERQALAEDWHPPEPQNPGVSPID; translated from the coding sequence GTGACGGACGAACTGCGTGCTCTGGTCGGACACCGACTGACGCGCGCATACGACACGCTCGCAGAGGCGCGCGGACTGTGCCGGATGAACGCACCTGGAGGTGCCCTCAACCGGTTCTACTATGCCGCCCTCTATGCCGCGCGCGCCCTGCTGGCGACCGAACAGGTCGATTCGAGCAGGCACTCGGGCGTCATCGCGCTGTTTCAGAAGCACTTCGTGAAGGGCGGCATCGTCTCGCCCGATCGCTTTCGGGCTTTTCCGCGTGCGTTCGAGAAACGATTGAAGAGCGACTACGGAGACTTCGCCACCCCGACGTTGGACGAAGTACACCTCGTTGCAGAGGAAGTCGAGGCGTTTCTCGGCGACTGCGCGCGTGTCTTGCGGGAACGACAGGCACTTGCCGAGGACTGGCACCCGCCCGAACCGCAGAACCCGGGAGTGAGTCCGATCGACTAG
- a CDS encoding TGS domain-containing protein, which produces MPANLTPEYHRAEQAFREARTIEEKVAALEEMLRVIPKHKGTDHMQADLRSRLAKLRKEGARQSGRGGFSHIVPREGAGQVALVGPPNGGKSSLVRALTRATPVVGDYPFTTREATPGMMAFEDIAFQLVDLPPVSSVHVEPWVFDLVRHADVCWVVLDARDAIEGFDDVRRLIAPKRIELVPRRDDGAPSGLQTVRPAMLVLTHADLVEALDEHLEAVRELLETPWTLTAVSTTTGNGLDDLRRLTFELLDVIRVYTKEPGRAADRSVPFALPRGATVGDLAARIHKDLRADMKFARVWGPSAFDGQAVQRDHALADGDVVELHA; this is translated from the coding sequence ATGCCAGCGAACCTGACGCCCGAGTATCACCGCGCCGAACAGGCGTTCCGTGAGGCACGCACGATCGAGGAGAAGGTCGCCGCGCTCGAGGAGATGCTGCGGGTCATCCCCAAGCACAAGGGGACCGACCACATGCAGGCCGACCTGCGTTCTCGCCTCGCGAAGCTGCGCAAGGAGGGCGCCAGGCAGAGCGGTCGGGGCGGCTTCAGCCACATCGTGCCACGAGAGGGTGCGGGCCAGGTGGCGCTCGTCGGTCCGCCAAACGGGGGGAAGTCGTCGCTCGTGCGGGCGCTCACGCGCGCGACGCCGGTGGTTGGCGACTACCCGTTCACGACGCGCGAAGCGACGCCGGGCATGATGGCCTTCGAGGACATCGCATTCCAGCTCGTGGACCTGCCGCCGGTGTCGAGCGTCCACGTCGAGCCGTGGGTCTTCGACCTCGTGCGCCATGCGGATGTGTGCTGGGTGGTGCTCGACGCACGCGATGCCATCGAGGGGTTCGATGACGTGCGGCGGCTGATTGCGCCAAAGCGCATCGAGCTCGTGCCCCGTCGCGACGATGGCGCGCCGTCGGGCCTGCAGACCGTTCGGCCGGCGATGCTCGTCCTGACCCACGCCGATCTCGTTGAGGCGCTCGACGAGCACCTGGAGGCGGTGCGCGAGCTGCTCGAGACACCGTGGACCCTCACGGCGGTGTCGACGACGACGGGCAATGGTCTCGACGATCTGCGTCGTCTCACCTTCGAGCTTCTCGACGTGATCCGCGTCTACACCAAGGAACCAGGGCGTGCGGCCGATCGCAGCGTTCCCTTTGCGCTGCCGCGCGGGGCCACGGTCGGCGACCTCGCGGCACGCATCCACAAAGACCTTCGGGCCGACATGAAGTTCGCGCGCGTGTGGGGACCGAGCGCGTTCGACGGCCAGGCCGTCCAGCGCGATCACGCGCTCGCTGACGGCGACGTCGTCGAGCTCCACGCCTGA
- a CDS encoding amidase, with protein MRHAVHSILIATILFVAPAAQTPAPFQVVETTIADVHAAMKAGRLTCRALVEASLARIAAYDRNGPALNAIVQLNPGALEAADTLDARFASGGRVGPLHCVPTIVKDNFETVGLQSANGSLALEGFVSDKDAFQVRRLKESGAIVLAKSNMAEWAFTPYETVSSILPGYTKNPYALDRVTAGSSGGTAAAVAASFGLVGLGSDTGNSIRGPSAHQGLVGIRSTMGLTSRGGVAPLNLLADIAGPMTRTVADAVAVFQVVAGEDPADPVTAAARAHLPQDYLAALRPDGLRGARLGILRQAYERPTTDPEVVDVFTRAMADLQRAGAIVVDPATVEGLDDIRRPQGVGPCMGFKYDINRYLASHGDRVPVKGLAEVIASGRFHPSVQRRLEQAEQGPEHGPDSPECAADSAYRERVRRAVLDTMDRLQLDAFVYPTWSNLPRLIGDLNTPHGDNSQFFSPVTGFPSVQVPMGYTRGDTLPAGITFFGRAWSESTLFRLAYAYEQATRHRRAPSSTPPLR; from the coding sequence ATGCGTCACGCGGTTCACTCCATCCTGATCGCGACGATCCTGTTCGTCGCGCCCGCGGCACAGACGCCGGCGCCATTCCAGGTGGTCGAAACGACCATCGCGGACGTGCACGCGGCCATGAAGGCCGGCCGCCTCACCTGTCGCGCCCTCGTCGAGGCCTCGCTCGCCAGGATCGCCGCCTACGACAGAAACGGCCCCGCACTGAACGCGATCGTCCAGCTGAACCCCGGCGCGCTGGAGGCCGCCGACACGCTCGATGCGAGGTTCGCGTCGGGCGGCCGAGTCGGCCCGCTGCACTGCGTTCCGACCATCGTGAAGGACAACTTCGAGACCGTCGGCCTACAGAGCGCGAACGGGTCGCTGGCGCTCGAAGGGTTCGTCTCCGACAAGGACGCGTTCCAGGTGCGACGCCTCAAGGAGTCCGGCGCCATCGTCCTGGCCAAGTCGAACATGGCCGAGTGGGCGTTCACGCCCTACGAGACCGTGAGCTCGATCCTGCCCGGTTATACGAAGAACCCGTATGCCCTCGATCGCGTCACCGCCGGCTCGAGCGGCGGGACGGCCGCCGCGGTCGCCGCGAGCTTCGGCCTCGTGGGTCTTGGCAGCGATACGGGCAACTCCATCCGTGGTCCCTCGGCACACCAGGGGCTCGTCGGCATCCGCTCGACGATGGGGTTGACGAGCCGCGGAGGCGTGGCGCCGCTCAACTTGCTTGCCGACATCGCGGGCCCCATGACGCGCACCGTGGCCGACGCTGTGGCGGTGTTCCAGGTCGTCGCCGGCGAGGATCCCGCCGATCCCGTCACCGCCGCCGCGCGAGCGCACCTGCCGCAAGACTACCTCGCGGCGCTTCGGCCGGACGGCCTCCGCGGGGCGCGGCTCGGCATCCTTCGGCAGGCCTACGAGCGTCCCACCACCGACCCTGAGGTGGTCGACGTCTTCACGCGCGCCATGGCCGACCTGCAGCGCGCGGGGGCGATTGTCGTCGACCCGGCGACCGTCGAAGGGCTCGACGACATCCGCCGACCGCAGGGTGTGGGCCCGTGCATGGGCTTCAAGTACGACATCAACCGATATCTCGCCTCGCACGGCGATCGCGTTCCGGTGAAGGGCCTCGCCGAGGTCATCGCGTCGGGTCGCTTCCACCCGTCCGTGCAGCGCCGGCTCGAGCAGGCCGAACAGGGTCCGGAGCACGGCCCCGACTCGCCGGAGTGCGCCGCCGACTCGGCGTACCGCGAACGCGTGCGTCGGGCGGTGCTCGACACCATGGATCGCCTGCAACTCGACGCGTTCGTGTACCCCACGTGGAGCAACCTCCCGCGGCTCATTGGCGACCTGAACACACCGCACGGCGACAACAGCCAGTTCTTCTCCCCGGTCACGGGATTCCCGTCCGTCCAGGTGCCGATGGGCTACACCCGGGGCGACACGCTGCCTGCCGGGATCACGTTCTTCGGTCGTGCGTGGTCGGAGTCGACCCTGTTTCGGCTGGCGTACGCCTACGAGCAGGCGACGCGGCATCGGCGCGCGCCGTCGAGCACGCCGCCCTTGAGGTGA
- a CDS encoding alkaline phosphatase family protein, whose translation MRWGVVTSLVVLVSGLLGPACSSPQERGRRVVVLGFDGMDHGLASELIAQGRMPNFARAAATGGFTPLRTSVPPQSPVAWSNFITGHDPSGHGIYDFLHREASTRTPFLSMSRVVDPSRSLTFGKYRLPLGSGRVELLRRGRPFWEALERHGIRSTIVRMPANFPPSGSAHRELSGMGTPDLVGSYGSFSYYTSASFAFSGRQVAGGEVHRVTVRGGRVDAALFGPDNPFLREPEKVAAPFTVWIDGTRPLARIVVGGEERVLQAGEWSDWVPVEFSLMPLQRLRGMVRFYLRQVRPDFELYASPVNIDPLAPALPISTPGSFAADLARATGRYYTQGMPEDTKALEEGVFDRDEFLAQARLAGEEVKAQLAYLLDRFEDGLLFFYVGNLDQISHVMWRPMDPGHPAYDPVADPPYRDVIRDAYVELDRVVGETLDRLGPETTLIVMSDHGFTSWRRAFHLNSWLRDQGYLALRDPGRPVDLGFFGNVDWARSRAYGLGLNGLYVNLAGREPEGAVREADRDALLDELGERLLRVIDPASGEAAIARVYRPDRTFSDPSGLEGAPDLIIGYAKGFRCSNESALGGMPREVIVDNTSPWSGDHCMDHEAVPGLLLTNRPLRRPADSLKALAGSLLAEFGIREGAAK comes from the coding sequence ATGAGATGGGGCGTCGTGACCTCGCTCGTCGTGCTGGTGTCGGGGCTGCTCGGGCCGGCCTGCTCGAGCCCGCAGGAGCGAGGTCGACGCGTCGTCGTGCTCGGCTTCGACGGCATGGACCACGGCCTCGCCTCGGAGTTGATCGCACAGGGGAGGATGCCGAACTTCGCCCGCGCCGCGGCCACGGGCGGCTTCACGCCGCTCCGGACGAGCGTGCCGCCTCAGAGCCCCGTGGCCTGGTCGAACTTCATCACGGGCCACGACCCGAGTGGCCACGGCATCTACGACTTTCTGCACCGCGAGGCGTCCACGCGGACGCCGTTCCTGTCGATGTCGCGTGTCGTCGACCCGTCGCGAAGCCTGACGTTCGGCAAGTACCGGCTCCCGCTCGGCAGCGGGCGCGTGGAACTGCTGCGCCGGGGACGGCCGTTCTGGGAGGCCCTCGAGCGGCACGGCATCCGTTCGACCATCGTGAGGATGCCAGCCAACTTCCCGCCGTCGGGGAGCGCGCACCGCGAGTTGAGCGGCATGGGCACGCCCGATCTCGTCGGCAGCTACGGGTCGTTCTCGTATTACACGTCGGCGTCCTTCGCCTTCAGCGGACGGCAGGTCGCGGGCGGCGAGGTGCATCGTGTCACCGTGCGCGGCGGCCGCGTCGATGCAGCGCTCTTCGGCCCCGACAACCCGTTCCTGCGGGAACCCGAGAAGGTGGCGGCGCCGTTCACGGTGTGGATCGACGGCACCCGGCCCCTCGCCCGCATCGTCGTCGGGGGTGAGGAGCGCGTGCTGCAGGCCGGCGAGTGGAGCGACTGGGTGCCGGTCGAGTTCAGTCTGATGCCGCTGCAGCGGCTGCGTGGCATGGTGCGCTTCTACCTCCGACAGGTCCGGCCCGACTTCGAGCTCTACGCCAGTCCTGTGAACATCGACCCGCTGGCGCCCGCCCTGCCCATCTCGACGCCCGGATCGTTTGCGGCCGACCTCGCCAGGGCCACGGGACGCTACTACACCCAGGGCATGCCGGAAGACACGAAGGCCCTCGAGGAAGGCGTGTTCGACCGCGACGAGTTCCTCGCGCAGGCGCGCCTTGCGGGGGAAGAGGTGAAGGCGCAGCTGGCCTACCTCCTCGATCGGTTCGAGGACGGCCTTCTCTTCTTCTACGTTGGCAACCTCGACCAGATCAGCCACGTGATGTGGCGTCCGATGGATCCGGGCCACCCGGCCTACGACCCCGTGGCCGACCCTCCCTATCGCGACGTGATTCGAGACGCGTACGTGGAACTCGACCGGGTGGTCGGCGAGACGCTCGATCGCCTCGGCCCCGAGACGACGCTGATCGTGATGTCGGACCATGGGTTCACGTCGTGGCGCCGAGCGTTCCACTTGAACAGCTGGCTGCGCGACCAGGGCTACCTCGCCCTTCGCGACCCCGGCCGTCCGGTCGACCTCGGGTTCTTCGGCAACGTCGACTGGGCACGCAGCCGCGCGTATGGACTCGGGCTGAACGGCCTCTACGTCAACCTGGCGGGGCGGGAACCAGAGGGCGCGGTACGGGAGGCCGACCGCGATGCGCTGCTCGACGAACTGGGCGAGAGGCTGCTTCGCGTCATCGACCCCGCCTCAGGCGAGGCCGCCATCGCCAGGGTCTATCGGCCAGACCGGACGTTCAGCGACCCGAGTGGCCTCGAAGGCGCGCCCGACCTCATCATCGGCTACGCGAAGGGGTTCCGCTGCTCGAACGAGTCGGCGCTCGGCGGCATGCCTCGCGAGGTGATCGTCGACAACACCAGCCCGTGGAGCGGCGATCACTGCATGGACCATGAGGCGGTCCCGGGCCTGTTGCTGACCAACCGACCGCTGCGCCGGCCGGCCGACTCGCTCAAGGCGCTCGCCGGGTCGCTGCTCGCCGAGTTCGGCATCCGCGAGGGCGCGGCGAAGTAG